The Zobellia alginiliquefaciens genome contains a region encoding:
- the mce gene encoding methylmalonyl-CoA epimerase has translation MEKIEHIGIAVHDLEAANERFGKLLGQSHYKIEEVPSEGVRTSFFKTGESKIELLEATEPSGPIAKFLNKNGEGMHHIAFAVDDIEKEMKRLKAEGFTLINEKPKKGADNKLVAFLHPKSSNGVLIELCQEIIK, from the coding sequence TTGGAAAAAATAGAGCATATAGGCATAGCCGTACACGACTTAGAAGCGGCCAATGAACGCTTCGGAAAGCTTTTAGGACAATCGCACTATAAGATTGAAGAAGTGCCCAGTGAAGGCGTCCGTACCTCATTTTTCAAAACTGGGGAAAGTAAAATAGAACTTTTAGAAGCAACAGAGCCATCGGGACCCATTGCTAAATTTTTGAATAAAAACGGCGAGGGCATGCATCACATAGCTTTTGCTGTAGACGATATTGAAAAAGAAATGAAAAGGTTAAAGGCAGAAGGTTTTACTTTAATCAACGAAAAACCAAAAAAAGGAGCTGATAATAAACTAGTTGCTTTTCTACATCCCAAGAGCAGTAACGGGGTTTTGATAGAATTATGTCAAGAAATAATTAAGTAG
- a CDS encoding ABC transporter permease, with protein MNFPFYIAKRYVRSKSSQNAVNVINFITFLVTVIGSAALFVVLSGFAGLKTFSLSFSNTFDPDLKALPATGKFFSISPDQEEKLQQIEGLAYYSKELEEKVYLKHREKGHIAFIKGIDTNYTNVMGVDSMLLYGTWRINSQEAVAGIGVTNILGVTINQYRNPLVVLALKPGKGSLTQKSLKTKSLVLSGVYSVEENLDKKYVFAELPEVQLLLEKKPNEVSGVNFKVTNVEQLSAVKNQIATVLGDTVLLKDRQELNSTLHRMLNTENLATYLIFTLVLVIALFNVVGAIIMMILDKLQNLKTLYSLGTTLKELRRIYFVQGILVTSLGGIIGVVSASLLIWSQIAFEWLKITPSLAYPVEYQFINVLIVFGTIFILGIIASKIASSRITKKMISI; from the coding sequence TTGAATTTTCCATTCTACATTGCCAAGCGCTATGTTCGCTCTAAAAGCAGTCAAAATGCGGTAAACGTCATTAACTTTATTACCTTTTTGGTAACGGTTATTGGCTCTGCTGCCCTTTTTGTAGTGCTTTCTGGCTTTGCAGGACTAAAAACTTTCAGCTTATCTTTCAGTAATACTTTTGATCCTGATTTAAAGGCTTTGCCGGCCACTGGGAAATTTTTTTCTATTTCTCCCGATCAAGAAGAAAAACTCCAACAAATTGAAGGGCTTGCCTACTACTCAAAAGAGCTTGAGGAAAAAGTATATCTAAAGCATCGCGAAAAAGGCCATATTGCTTTTATAAAAGGTATTGACACCAATTACACCAATGTTATGGGTGTTGACAGTATGCTTTTGTACGGCACTTGGCGAATCAATAGCCAAGAAGCTGTTGCCGGTATTGGTGTGACAAATATTCTAGGGGTTACCATTAATCAGTACAGAAACCCTTTGGTGGTGCTTGCCCTAAAGCCGGGCAAAGGCTCGCTTACCCAGAAATCGCTTAAAACCAAATCCCTTGTACTTAGTGGTGTCTATTCAGTAGAAGAAAATCTGGATAAAAAATATGTTTTTGCAGAACTGCCAGAGGTGCAACTGTTGTTGGAAAAGAAACCCAACGAAGTATCTGGTGTAAACTTCAAAGTCACGAATGTTGAGCAGCTTTCGGCCGTTAAAAATCAGATAGCCACAGTTCTTGGAGATACCGTATTATTAAAAGACCGGCAAGAACTAAACAGTACGTTGCACCGTATGCTCAACACGGAAAATTTAGCTACGTACCTCATCTTTACCCTGGTTTTGGTCATTGCGCTTTTTAATGTGGTGGGAGCAATAATTATGATGATCCTAGATAAGCTACAAAATCTTAAAACCCTGTATAGCCTTGGTACTACGCTTAAAGAGTTGCGACGAATTTATTTTGTTCAAGGAATATTGGTTACCAGTTTAGGCGGAATAATCGGGGTTGTATCCGCATCACTCTTAATATGGTCGCAAATCGCATTCGAATGGTTGAAAATAACACCTTCTCTTGCCTACCCAGTGGAGTATCAGTTTATAAACGTCCTTATTGTTTTCGGAACTATTTTTATTCTGGGAATCATCGCCTCAAAAATTGCGAGTAGCAGAATTACCAAGAAAATGATTTCAATTTAA
- the rbfA gene encoding 30S ribosome-binding factor RbfA — protein METQRQKKIAGVIQEDIVDILQRAAIDGGLKGTLISVSKVSVTTDLSIAKVYISIFPNKDASELMEGIKSNQPLIKHELAQRTKNQLRRVPELLFFLDDSLDYIENIEKSLKREENPIENRDLLDKRKKM, from the coding sequence ATGGAAACACAACGACAGAAAAAGATTGCGGGGGTCATACAAGAAGATATCGTAGATATTCTACAGCGTGCCGCCATTGATGGTGGGTTGAAAGGTACGTTGATTTCGGTTTCAAAAGTTTCGGTAACGACCGACCTTTCTATTGCCAAAGTATATATCAGTATTTTCCCGAACAAAGATGCAAGTGAGCTTATGGAAGGAATAAAGTCCAATCAGCCGCTTATTAAGCATGAATTGGCGCAGCGCACCAAAAACCAATTGCGAAGGGTTCCTGAGCTCTTGTTCTTTTTAGATGATTCTTTGGATTATATCGAAAATATTGAGAAATCACTGAAACGAGAAGAGAACCCAATAGAGAATAGAGACCTTTTGGACAAAAGAAAAAAGATGTAA